The genome window GCGACCGGGACGAAGCGCAGGTCGCCGACCAGGGGGACGCCGGGGACCGTCGGCGGCACCGACGTGCCGGTCACCTGCACGCGGGCGACGAACCCGACGACGGGGCGGCCGTCACGCGTGTCGACGCCCTCCAGGGAGAGGCGGTACGGACCCGGACCGACGGGCGCGCCGGCCTCGTTGCGCCCGTCCCAGACGATGAGCGCCCCACCACCGGTGGGTGACGTCACGGCGAAGACCGACCGGACCTGCTGGTCCGTGCGTTCGTCGACGACCCGCAGCGTCGAGTGGATGGTGCCGGTCGCACCACCGAGCACGGCGACGGACCCCCCGACCGGCACGCTCGTCGCCGACAGCGACGGGTTGACGTACTGCCCGGCGATGATGTCGCGTGCCCGCTGCTTGATGATCCCGAGCACCGCGTACCCGCGCTCGCCGGGGCACGCGGTGTACGCGACGTCGCGGTGGCCGATCACGACGGGGAGCGAGAGCGTCGTTCCGCCCGCGTACCGCGAGTTTTCGCCGCCGAGCGTCGTGTAGCCGACGGTGCTGCCCGGGTCCCGGTGGTACGACGCCATCCGCCACGCGATGAGCCGGGCGACGCTCTCCTGCACCGCGGCGGACGGCGTGATGCTGCTGTAGTCCCCGAGCATCGAGATGCCGAGGGTCGCGGTGTTGAAGCCCCCGGCGTGTACGCCGATGACCGGCCGCGTGCCGGACTCGTCGCGCCCCTCGTAGATGTTGCCCCACTTGTCGACGAGGAAGTTGTAGCCGATGTCGCACCAGCCGCGGGCGTCCTGGTGGTATCGCTGGTCGCCCCTGATTTGGGCCATCGCCTCGCCGACCGTCGCGTACGTGTTCGGACCTGCGGTGTGGTGCACGACCGTGGCGAGGAGCGTCGAGGCGACGTCCGGCGCGCACCGCTGGGGCGCGGCCCCCCACCCCTCGCGCGTCACGATGGCCGGCGCGGCGGGAGCACTCGCCACTACGCTCCCGCCAGCCGCGGCCAGGTCTGCGGGCGCGGACAGGACGGTCGGCGCGGAGAGGACGGTCGGCGCGGACAGTGCCGCGTCCGCGGACCGGTCGGCGCCGTCCGGGGCGTCATCGGTGGCACCGACGAGCGCGAGCCGGACGTCCTGCACCGAACGCGCGCCCTCTCCGAGCGAGAGCTGCACGTCGTCCGCGTCGCCGATCCACACGGACTCCGTGCCCGCGCGGACCTCGCGGCTCGCTTCGGCGGTGCCGGCGTCGGGCACGGTGCCGTCGCTCTCGAGCGGGATCCACTGGGACCAGGTGTCGTCCGTCCGCGTCCGCACGCGGACGTCGACGTCGGCGGCGGACGGCCCCGTCGACCAGGTGACGCCGAGCGTCTGGTAGCGCGTCACCGGCACCGCGGCGGAGACCGTGCGCGTACCGACCGCGTCGGCGGCCACCACGTCCGGCAGCTCCGCGGACAGTTCGGGCGCCGGCACGGTGTCCGTCCCCGGCCCCGCCGGCGTCTGCCCCTCGACCACGACCGGCACCTCGTCGACAACGAGCGGGTCGAGCGGCTGCTCGGCGACCGGCGGGACCGCCGGCGCCTTCGTCGCGGTCGCGCCCGCGCCGGCGGCCGGTGCCGCGGAGGTGACGGACAGCGCGAGCGCGAGCGCGAGGGCGCGTGCAGCCCAGGGCCACGGGTGCCTGCGAGGGACGGCGAACCCCGGACGGCCGTGGCGTGCGGACAACGGTGCCTCCTTGCGATCCCCCGGTCGCACCGACCCCTCGAACCGGCCGTGCGCTGCGGGACGCAGTGTCAGCCCCCGCTGCGGGGCGGGTCAAGGACCGCGGCGGGCGTGGCGGCGACGGCCCCGGGCGCGCGGACCCGCGCGACCCGTGCCGGGCCGTCCCACCCCTACCCGCCGCGCCGATAGAGTGCAGCCCATGAAAAAGGCACTGGTGACCGGTATCACGGGGCAGGACGGCTCGTACCTGGCGGAGCTCCTGCTCGACAAGGGCTACGAGGTGCACGGGATCGTCCGACGGTCCAGCACCTTCAGCACCGACCGCATCGAGCACCTGTACAAGGACCCCCACGAGTCCGACGCCCGCCTGTTCCTGCACTACGGCGACCTGAGTGACGGCACCGGCCTGCGGCACATCCTCGAGAAGGTGGCGCCCGTCGAGGTCTACAACCTCGCGGCGCAGTCCCACGTCGGCGTGTCGTTCTTCCAGTCCGAGTACACCGCGGACGTGGACGCGCTCGGCACCTTGCGCCTGCTCGAGGCGATCCGCGACTTCTCTCAGCGGACCGGTCAGAACGTCCGGTTCTACCAGGCCGGCACGTCCGAGCAGTTCGGGTCGACGCCGCCCCCGCAGTCGGAGACGTCCGTCATGCACCCGCGCAGCCCGTACGCGGTGGCCAAGCTCTTCTCGTACTGGCAGACGATCAACTACCGCGAGTCGTACGGCATGTTCGCGTCCAACGGCATCCTCTTCAACCACGAGTCCGAGCGTCGCGGCGAGACCTTCGTGACGCGCAAGATCACACGTGCTGCGACGCGGATCTCGCTCGGGCTGCAGGAGAAGCTGTACCTCGGCAACCTCGACGCGAAGCGCGACTGGGGCCACGCGAAGGACTACGTCGAGGCGATGTGGCTGATCCTCCAGCACGATGTCCCCGACGACTTCGTGGTGGCGACCGGCCAGATGTACTCCGTGCGCGAGTTCGTGGAGAAGGTCTTCGGCCGGCTGGACCTCGACTGGGAGAAGCACGTCGAGATCGATCCCCGGTACTTCCGCCCCGCCGAGGTGGAGGCCCTGCAGGGCGACGCGACGAAGGCACGCACGGTGCTCGGGTGGGAGCCCAAGGTCGGCATCGACCACCTCGTGCAGCTGATGATCGACAACGACCTGGAGCTGGCCCGTCAGGAGCGCACGCTGCGCGACGCGGGCCACGCGGTGGCGCCGCGGTCCGGGGCCAACGATTGACACGCCGCATCTATCTCGCCGGTCACCGCGGGCTGGTCGGTTCGGCACTCCGTCGTGCGGTCCTGCGCCACGGGGACGACACGGTCCAAGGCAGCGAGCGTGTCGACTACCGTGACCGAGCACGGACGTTCGCCGCGCTGGCCGCCGCGAAACCCGACGTGGTCGTGCTCGCGGCGGGACGCGTCGGCGGTCTGGGCGCGAACCTCGCTCGCCCGGTCGAGTTCCTCGACGAGAACCTGCTGATCCAGTCGAACGTCCTGGCCGCGAGCCTCGCCGCCGGGGTCCGCCGCCTGCTGTTCATTGGCAGTGCGAACGCGTACCCGGCCGACGCGCCGCAGCCGATCACCGAGGCGTCCCTCGGGACGGCCGCGCTCGACGAGGGGACCCGCTCCTACGGGCTCGCCAAACTGGTGGGCACCACGCTGTGCGACGCGTACCACGCCGAGTACGGCGTCACATACCACTCCGTGATGCCGTGCAACCTCTACGGACCGGGTGATCGCTTCGACCTCGAGACCGCGCACGTCGTCGCTGCGACGCTGCGCCGGTTCGGCGACGCGGTCACGACCGGCGCCGACGAGGTGGTCGTCTGGGGCTCGGGCAACCAGCGCCGCCAGCTGCTGCTCGCCGACGACCTGGCGGAGGCGTGCCTGGTGCTCCTCGGCCTGGAACGGCCACCGTCGGTCGTCAACGTCGGTCCGCGCGGCGACACGTCGATCCGCGAGCTCGCAGAGCTCGCGGCGTCGGTCGTCGGATTCCGCGGTGCGATAGCCTTCGATGCCACAAAGCCCGAGGGTGTCCTGCGCCGCGAGCTCGACACGAGCCGGATGCACGATCTCGGCTGGCAACCTCGGCACTCGCTCGAGGACGGCATGCGCTCGACGTGGCGGTGGTACGTCGAGCAGCAACGACAAGCCCCTGTAACGGAGACCTCTGCATGACGGCGTCGCAGCCAGAAGTTCGCTATTCCCTGTCGCAGTCCACGTGGGACGACGCCGAGCACGCCGCGCTGCAGCGCGTCATCGCGAGCGGTCAGTTCACGATGTCTGCCGAGACCGCCGAGTACGAGCGGGTGTTCGCCGACTTCCTGGGCACCCCGTACTGCGTGGCCGTAAACTCGGGCAGCACCGCCAACCTCCTCATGACGGCCGCCCTGCGCTACCGCAGGTCCGACGCGCTCGCGCCCGGTGACGAGGTCATCGTCCCGGCCGTGTCGTGGCCGACGACGTACTACCCCCTGAGCCAGTACGGCCTGCGGCTGAAGTTCGTCGACATCGACGCCGAGACGCTCAACTACGACCTGGACGCGCTCGAGGCAGCCATCACGGACCGGACCCGGCTCGTGATGGTCGTGAACCTGCTGGGCAACGCGAACGACTTCGACAGGATCCGCGCCCTGTGCGAACCGCGCGGCATCGACATCGTCGAGGACAACTGCGAGTCGCTGGGCGCCACCTTCGGTGACCGGCAGTGCGGGACCCACGGGCTCATGGGCACCTTCAGCAGCTTCTTCTCCCACCACATCTCGACGATGGAGGGGGGCGTCATCTGCACCGCCGACGAGGAGCTGTACCACATCCTTCTCTCGCTGCGGGCGCACGGGTGGACGCGCAACCTCCCTAAGTTCAACCAGGTCACGGGTGAGAAGAGTGACGACCCGTTCGAGGAGTCGTTCAAGTTCGTCCTGCCGGGCTACAGCGTTCGACCGCTGGAGATGAGCGCGGCCGTGGGCATCGAGCAGATCGCGAAGCTCCCCGGTTTCGTCGCGGACCGCCGCCGCAACGCGGCCCGATACCTCGAGATCCTGTCCCGCTACCCTCAGCTGATGACGCAGCGCGAGATCGGCGAGGCGAGCTGGTTCGGGTTCAGCATGGTGGTGCGCCCGGGCGCGTCCTTCGGCCGCTCCGACCTCGTACGGGCGTTCCAGGCTGCCGGCATCGAGTGCCGCCCGATCGTGGCGGGCAACTTCGCCAAGAACCCGGTCATGCGGTGGCTCGACCACGAGGTGCACGGCACCCTGCGCAACGCCGACCTCATCGACACGAACGGGCTGTTCATCGGCAACCGTGAGGGTGACCTCGACGCCGAGCTCGACCTGCTCGCGTCGGTCCTCGACGAGGTCGTCGGCGCATGACGACGTCGAAGCGCCCCCACGTCCTGGTGGACATGCTGTTCTGGACCGGCACCAAGGGCGGGATCGAGACGTACGCCCGCGAGCTGTACTCGGCGCTGCGCGGCACCGACCGCTTCACGTTCACCGCGCTGGCGAGCACCGAGTTCGCAGCCTCGAGCCCGGACTGGTTCCCGGGGCCCGTGGTCGACTCGGGCGTCAGCGGCAACATCGCCGGTCTCAACCGGTTCCGGTGGTCGTGGGCAGAGCTCCAGGGCGTGTCGCGCTGGGCGGACCGCCTCCGCGCGGACCTGATCCATTGCCCGTCGCTCCTCGGACCGCGCAGCTCGAGGGTGCCGACGGTCGTGTCGATGCACGACCTGTTGTACTGGACGAATCCCGAGCACATGCCGTCGCAGCTGTTCGTCAAGCCTGCGCAGTGGATGGAGTCCATGGTCGCGAAGAACGCGACGCGGATGATCACGATCAGCCAGTCATCTGCACGCGACATCGACACCTACCTGCGGTTCCCGCGCGAGCGCCTCGACGTGATCCCGCTCGCTGGTTCCGTGCGCGAGTCGGCAGGTCGCCTCCGTACCGGGACGCCGGAGAACATGATCCTGGCCACCGGCAACCGCCTCGGTCACAAGAACTGGGCCTCCCTCATCCGGGCGCTCCCCCTCGTCCCCGAGGACGTGCGCCCGCGCCTGGTCGTCACGGGCAGCAAGGGCGACGACCCGCTGATCCCGGTCGTCGAGGAGGTCGAGATGCAGGACTGGGTCGACCTGCGCGGGTGGGTCACCACGGAGGAGATGGACCGGCTGCTCGCCAGCGCGGCGGCCCTGGCGATCCCCTCCTTCCACGACGGGTTCTGCCTGCCGGCGCTCGACGCGATGCTCATCGGCCTGCCCGTCCTGCTCAGCGACATCCCCGTCTACCGGGAGGTCGGCGGCGACGCCGCCCTGTACGTCGACCCGCACTCGCTGGAGTCCATCGCCGCGGGCATGACCGTGGTGGCCACCGACCCCGGGCGGATGCGACGGGCCGCGGAGCTCGGGCGGGAGCAGGCGGCCCGGTTCTCCTGGGCCACGACCGCCGACCGCACGCTCGACGTGTTCGACAAGGCGCTGGCCCGAGCCGCATGAGCGAGGTCGCGCAGTCGGCAGCGCTGCGCCGGATGTCGTTGCTGTCGTTGGTCGGCGGCGCGGCCTCCGGCGTCGGCATGTTCGCCCTGAGCGCGGTCGTCGCCCGCTCGGCCTCCACGAGCGACTTCGCCGACTTCGGGTTCGTCCTCGCGCTGTCCCAGGTGTGGTTCATCCTCACGGTGGCGGGGCTCGAGCTCGCCGCGCCGCGGCTTCTCGCGGGGCGGTCCCCGGAGGACCGTGGTGTCATCGTGGGCAGCGTGCTCGCGGTCACCGCCGCACTCGCCGTCGGTGCCGGCGTCGTCGCGCTCCTCGTCGCGGACCCGCTGGCCGGGGCCACGAGGTCGACGCGGGTGCTCGTGCTCATGGCGGCGGCGTTCGGTGTCGCGACAGGTTGGCGGGCCATCGTCGAACGACTGTCGGCCGCGCACGGGCGGATCGGCGCGGTGGCGGCGGTGAAGTTCGCCGAGGCGGCCGTCATCGTCGGTGGCGCGGCCGTCGCTGTCCTGGTCCTCGGGCGGCCGACGTGGAACGTGTTCGCCGGTACGGCCGTGCTCGCGGCACTCGTCGCCGTCGGCGCCTACCTCGCCGTCCTGCACCGAGGCACCGCTCCGTGGCGGGTGAGCGCAGGCACGGGTCGGCAGCTCCTCGCGTTCGCGCGGTACTCGGCGCCGACCACGGTGTTCGCCGTCGCCATGATGTACATCGACAAGTTCGCCCTGCGCATCGGCGGCGACGACGCGCAGTACGCGCAGTACACCGCCTACTTCTCCGGCTCGCTCCTCCTGGCCGTCCAGGCGGTGTTCGTGCTGCAGAGCATCGTGCTGCCGGCCACCGTTCGCGCCGCCTCGGGCGTGGACGTGCGCCGTCACCTGAGGCGTGCCGTACCGGTGCTGCTGCTCGCCCTGCCGCTGTCCTTCGTGTGCTCGGGATGGCTCGTCGTTCAGGTGCTCGGCCCCAAGTACCACTACGTCCTGGGCGAGGGGGCGGTCTTCGCGGTGTGGGCGACGCTCTACACGATCAACATCCTCGGCATGACCGCGTGCGTGGCGCGGTCGTCGCGCGCGATGCGGCAGGAGTCCATCGTCCTGGTCGCTCGCACGGCCGTGGCAGTCCTCGCCCTCGGAGCGCTCGTCGTGACCGGCCGGATCGACATCCCCACAGTCGCACTGGTGATGGTGGCGCTCGAGCTGTGCGAGTCCGTCAACGTCATCGCGATGGCGCGGCGCCACCTGGTGTAATGCCGCTCTCCCTGCTCACGGCGGCCCGGTCCCGTCACCATCCGGCGCGACGGCAGACGGGGGCGCGCCCGTCCGAGGCCGTTGAGCGGCGCTAGGCTGATGCCCTCAACGATCCCCTCGGAGGTTGCACCCGTGCACGTGCTCGTCACCGGCGGCGCCGGTTTCATCGGCTCCAACTTCGTCCACCAGACGGTGCGCGAGCGCTCGGACGTGCAGGTCACCGTGCTCGACGCGCTGACCTATGCCGGCGACGAGCGCAGCCTGGACCCGGTGGACGGCAGGATCGTCTTCGCCAAGGGCGACATCGCGGACCCCGACATCGTCGACGGCCTGGTGAAGGACGTCGACCTCGTCGTCCACTTCGCGGCCGAGTCGCACAACGACAACTCCCTGCACGACCCGTGGCCGTTCCTGCGCACCAACGTGATCGGCACGTACCAGCTGCTCGAGGCCGTGCGCCGCCACGACGTGCGCTACCACCACGTGTCGACGGACGAGGTCTACGGCGACCTCGAGCTCGACGACCCGGCCAAGTTCACGCCGGACACGCCCTACAACCCGTCGAGCCCGTACTCGTCGACCAAGGCGGCGTCCGACATGCTCGTCCGCGCGTGGGCGCGGAGCTTCGGTGTCCGCGCGACGATCTCGAACTGCTCGAACAACTACGGGCCGTACCAGCACGTGGAGAAGTTCATCCCGCGGCAGATCACGAACGTCATCGACGGTGTGCGCCCCAAGCTCTACGGCACCGGCGAGAACGTGCGCGACTGGATCCACGTCGACGACCACAACTCCGCGGTCTGGTCGATCATCGAGAAGGGCCGGCTCGGCGAGACGTACCTCATCGGCGCCGACGGCGAGATGGACAACAAGAGCGTCGTCGAGCTCATCCTCGAGCTCATGGGCCAGCCGGCGGACGCGTACGACCACGTCAACGACCGCCCGGGTCACGACCTGCGGTACGCGATCGACGCGTCGAAGCTGCGCACCGAGCTCGGCTGGGAGCCGCGCTACACGACGTTCCGCGACGGCCTCGCGGCGACGATCGACTGGTACCGGGCGCAGGAGGCGTGGTGGCGGCCGCAGAAGGACGCCACGGAGGCGAAGTACACCGTCCTCGGACGCTGACGCGCCCTTCTCCACGAATCCTCCACGCCGTCACCGGGCGACCCCCCACCTGGGCGCACGCGCGCGACCTACGATCAGGTTCGTGACCTCCCGCCATGCTGCCGTCCGGCGAGCCCGCGCGCCGCGACACGCCAGGTCCCACGCCTCCCACGTGGTCCTGCGCGGGGTCGCGCTCGCCGTCACGACGGTCGTCGTGTTCGGCGCCGCCGGGGCCGCAGCGGTGGCCTCGCGCATGAGCGGGAACGTCGAGCAGCTCGACCTGGGCGGGCTGGTCGAGGCGGGGCCCACCGCCACGCCCGACCCGTCGGACGCGCACGCCGGTCAGCCCGTCAACGTCCTGATCCTCGGGTCCGACCAGCGCGACGGCGTCAACGAGCAGATCGGCGGCGCGGAGGAGGGGATGCGGTCGGACACGACGATCCTCGTGCACGTGTCGGCTGACCGCTCGCGCGTCGAGATGGTCTCGCTCCCGCGCGACTCGCTCGTCGAGATCCCCAGCTGCACGCTCACGAACGGCCAGACGACGCGCGCGCAGAAGAGCGCGATGCTCAACTCCGCCTTCGCCACCGGCTGGGACCAGGGCGGCGACCTCGACTCCGCCGCCGCGTGCACCGTGAGCACCGTGCAGGCGAACACGGGCGTCCCCATCACCAATGTCGTGGTGGTCGACTTCGCCGGGTTCCAGAACATGGTGAACGCGATCGGCGGTGTCCCCATGTGCATCGCGGAGGACCACTACGACACGTACACGGGGCTCAACATCACCGCCGGTCAGCACGTGCTCGACGGGGTGACGGCGCTGCAGTACGCGCGCGCCCGGCACGGGACGGGCTTCGACGGCTCGGACACCATGCGTGCGGGCCGCCAGCAGACGCTCGTCGCCAACGTCGCGAACGAGGTGCTCTCGAAGAACCTGCTCACCGACGCCGGGCAGCTGCTGCAGTTCCTCAGTGCCGCGACGCAGTCGGTGACGACGAACCTGTCGGTCGTCGACCTCACCGGCCTCGCCTTCAGCCTGCGGGGCATCGACCGTGAGAACATCACGTTCATGACCGTGCCGTGGGCGCCCGCCCGCAGCGACAAGAACCGGATCGAGTGGACGTCCGCCGCCGACGAGCTGTGGGCGAACATCGCCGCCGACGTCCCGATGCTCGGCGTGCCGGACGTCCCGCAGGTGCCGGAGGCCCCCGAGGTGACGGACGTCCCCGCTGCGACCGAGCCCGGGAACGCGACCCCGACCGCGCCGCCCGTGACCGAGCCGACCCCGACCGAGAGCAAGACGCCCGGCGTCGACGCGTTCACGGCCGCGGACGCGTCCACGAGCTGCTGAGCGGGCGCATGCCTGGCCGCCGCGACGAGGACGCGACTCCTCCCCCCAGCTTCGCACCCGAGCCCGGACGCCCCCGCCCCGGAGCCGACGACGCCCGCGTGGTCGGCCGGTCGACGGCTCGTCCCGCCGCACCTGCACGGGTCGCCCGGCCGGCGACCCCCTCGGGTGGCGGCGGGCGCGGCACGCCACCGCCCCCGTCCGTCACGCGCAGCAGCATGCCGCCGCCCGGGGCTCGCAGTCCCCGCGGCACGCCACCACCCGCACCGCGCAGCGCCACGACGGCGCGCACGGGCACAGCCCGTCGGGGCGCCGCGCCCGAGGGCACCCCCGTCGGCCGGACCGCGACGCCCACGGGCGGCCCCCCGGCCTCGTTCGCTCCCGCAGCCGGGGACCGCCGGCCTGGGCGCGCGGCCGGCGCGTCGACCGCACCGGGCCGGGCGGCACCGCGCTCGACCATGCCGCGTCCGGGGTTCCGGTCCTCCGCACCGGCGCCCACCCTGCCGGATGCGGACGCCCCGGGCGTGGTGTCCGCGTCGCGCCGCCGGCTGCGCCGCGGCCGCACCGTGGCGATCATCGCGCTCGTGGCGCTCGTGGCGCTCGTGGCGTGGCCCGTCGGTCTGCTGGTCTGGGCGAGCGGCCTTCTTCAGCACACGCCCGCTCTCTCCGGAGCGACGGACACGCCCGGCACCACGTACCTGCTCGCGGGCACGGATGCCCGAGGCGGCGAGGGCGGCATCGCCGAGGACGGCACCGAGGGGCAGCGGACCGACACGATCCTGCTGCTGCACGTCCCGACGAGCGGCCCGACGGCGATGATCTCGCTGCCTCGCGACTCCTACGTCGAGGTGCCGGGACGCGGCGGCTCGAAGCTCAACTCCGCGTTCGCGTGGGGCGGGGCGCCGTTGCTGGTGCAGACCGTCGAGGGCCTCACCGGGCTCACGGTCGACCACTACGCCGAGATCGGCATGGGGGGCGTCTCGCACCTCGTGGACGCCGTCGGCGGCGTGAACCTCTGCTACGACGGCGACGTCGACGACCCGGACTCCGGCATGGTGTGGACCGCCGGCTGCCACGACGTCGACGGGCCTGCTGCCCTGTCGTTCGCCCGCATGCGCAAGGCGGACCCGCAGGGTGACGTCGGTCGTGCCTTGCGGCAGCGTCAGCTGATCGGTGCGGTCATGGGCAAGGTCAGCCCGAGCTCGCTCGTGCTCGACCCCCGCGGGCAGGTCGCCCTCGTCGACGCGGGGACGGGGGCCCTGACGTTCGACGAGGACGCCGGCGTGCTGGACGTCGCCCGACTGGCATTGGCGTTCCGGGCTGCGAACGCGGAGGGCGGCATCACGGGCACGCCGCCGATCGCGAGCATGGACCACCGCCCCGGGGGCATCGGGTCGACCGTGCTGCTCGACCCCGAGGCGACCCCCGAGTTCTTCGCCGCCATCCGCGACGGCTCGCTCCCGCCGGGGCAGGTGGGCGGGGTCCCCGGCGCCTAGCCGGGCCGCGCGCACCGCGGTCGCGGAGATCAGGCGGAGAAGCCCACCGCAGGTCGGGTGGTCCGGGCGCGCAGGCGCTCGCCCTTGGCGTCGGCCTGCTCGCGCAGGCCTTCCTGGAAGCCCAGCATCGCGGTCCGCAGCCGGTCGGCCTCGGGCCCCGAGCCGGACGCCAGGATGCGCACGGCCAGCAGTCCCGCGTTGCGTGCGCCGCCCACCGACACCGTGGCGACGGGCACGCCCGCGGGCATCTGGACGATGGACAGCAGGGAGTCCATGCCGTCGAGGTGGGCGAGCGGCACCGGCACGCCGATGACCGGCAGCGGCGTCACCGCCGCGAGCATGCCCGGCAGGTGCGCCGCTCCCCCGGCGCCGGCGACGACCACGCGCAGCCCGCGGCCGGCTGCCTCACGGCCGTAGGCGACCATCTTGTCGGGCTGGCGGTGCGCCGACACGACGTCGACCTCGACGGCCACGCCGAACTCGGCGAGCGCGTCCGCTGCGGCCTGCATCACGGGCCAGTCGGAGTCAGACCCCATGACGATGCCGACCTGGGTGCCACCGGACGTGTCGTCGCTCATCTCGTCCCTCAGCTCTCGGTGCTCTCGCCGCGCAGTCGCGCGACCGCCGCGCGCGCCCGCGCACGGACGTCGTCCAGGTCGTCGCCGGACACGTTGACGTGCCCCAGCTTGCGTCCTGGACGCACTGCCTTGCCGTAGAGGTGCACCTTGGCGCCGGGGTCGGCGCCGAGGACGTCCCGCAGCGCGTCGGTGGGGTCCTCGAGCGCGCTGCCGAGGAGGTTGACCATGACGGTCCATCGCGCGACAGGTGCCACGTCACCCAGGGGCAGATCGAGCACCGCGCGCAGGTGCTGCTCGAACTGGCTGGTCACGGCGCCGTCGATCGTCCAGTGCCCCGAGTTGTGAGGGCGCATGGCGAGCTCGTTGACGAGCACCCGCGGCGCACCGCCCTCGGGATCCGGCACCTCGAACAGCTCGACCGCCAGCACGCCGGTCACGTCGAGACCGTCCGCCACGGTCCGGGCGATCCGCTCGGCCTGCGCAGCGGTCCCGGGGTGCAGCGCCGGTGCGGGCGCGACCACCTCGGCACACACGCCGTCGCGCTGCACCGACTCGACCACGGGCCACACGGTGCTGCGTCCCGACGGCGTGCGGGCGACCAGCACGGCCAGCTCACGGCTGAAGGGCACGAGCTCCTCGACCAGCAGCGCGGGTCCGGTCCCGTCGGCCGCGGCGGCGCACCAGCCGCGCACGTCGTCGGGCAGCGGTCCGTCGACGACGACACGGACGCCCTTGCCGTCGTAGCCGCCACGGGTCGTCTTGACGACGGCCCGGCCGCCGTCGACGGCCCGGAAGCGCTCGAGGTCGGCGATGTCACCGACGGCCGACCACCGCGGACACGGCACACCGAGCTCGGTGAGCCGCCGCCGCATCACCGACTTGTCCTGGGCGTGCAGCAGCGCGCCAGGGCCCGGGTGCACCGGGACGCCGCGGGCCGCGACCGCCTCCAGGACCGGTGAGGGGACGTGCTCGTGCTCGAACGTCAGCACGTCGGCGCCGTCGACGAGCGCGAGCACCGCGGCGACGTCCGACGCAGCGCCCACGGGGGCGTCGGCGACGGCCTGGGCCGCGGAGGCGTCGGCGGCCTCGGCCAGGACCCGCAGGTGCAGTCCCAGGGCGGTCGCGGGGCCCGCCATCATGCGGGCGAGCTGCCCGCCGCCGACGACGGCCACAGTCGGAGGTGTCACGGGCGTCGAGGGTAGCCGCTGCCAGGCAGGTGTCCGCGCCCGTCCCGCGTCACGGGACGGAGGCCTGGATCAGCCGTCCCTCGCCCGTGACCGTCAGCGCGCCGTCGGCGGCGGGCACGAACGCCGCGCCGCCCGTGCTCAGGTCGAGCTCGTCGCCCGTCGCAGCCCGCAGCCGCACCGGGCCCTCGATGCACAGCACCACCCGGGGACCGCTGCTCGGCAGCCGGCAGGCGCCGGACGAGGTCACGCTCGTGACGGAGAGCTCGAAGTCGTCGACCGGGACGTAGTACACGTCCGTCGCGTCGTACACGTGCTCGGGCGCGATGCGGATGGGCGGCGCGGCGACGCAGTCCACTGCCCGCAGCAGCTCGGGGATGTCGACGTGCTTCGCCGTGAGCCCCGCACGCAGCACGTTGTCCGAGTTGGCCATGACCTCGACGGCGACCCCGTCGAGGTACGCGTGCACCGCGCCGGCGGGCACGAAGAGCGCCTCCCCGGGACGCAGCGTCACGGGGTTGAGCAGGACCGCGGTCACGGCGCCGGGGTCGCCCGGGTACGCATGCTCGAGGAGGTCGACGGCGTGGTCGGTGCGCGGCGAGGGCGAACCGGAGCGCAGTCGCGCCCGGAACTCCTCGGCGAGCTCCCTGACCTCCCGCGGCGTCGGCCGGGTCCCCACGCTGACCAGGCGCGTGAAGGCCTCCTGGACC of Cellulomonas dongxiuzhuiae contains these proteins:
- the manA gene encoding mannose-6-phosphate isomerase, class I — translated: MQGLEPTFQAYAWGSTTAIPELLGFAPGTEPVAEAWFGGHPSSSSRLTGHGGESLHTAIARRPGALLGADVASRFGEQLPFLLKVIAAVRPLSLQVHPSVELAQEGYAREDARGVPLDDPRRSYRDRNHKPELVYALTAFEALVGFRAPRRTAEILRGLEHPVARQLHKTVTADPSPTGVQEAFTRLVSVGTRPTPREVRELAEEFRARLRSGSPSPRTDHAVDLLEHAYPGDPGAVTAVLLNPVTLRPGEALFVPAGAVHAYLDGVAVEVMANSDNVLRAGLTAKHVDIPELLRAVDCVAAPPIRIAPEHVYDATDVYYVPVDDFELSVTSVTSSGACRLPSSGPRVVLCIEGPVRLRAATGDELDLSTGGAAFVPAADGALTVTGEGRLIQASVP
- the purE gene encoding 5-(carboxyamino)imidazole ribonucleotide mutase, whose amino-acid sequence is MSDDTSGGTQVGIVMGSDSDWPVMQAAADALAEFGVAVEVDVVSAHRQPDKMVAYGREAAGRGLRVVVAGAGGAAHLPGMLAAVTPLPVIGVPVPLAHLDGMDSLLSIVQMPAGVPVATVSVGGARNAGLLAVRILASGSGPEADRLRTAMLGFQEGLREQADAKGERLRARTTRPAVGFSA
- a CDS encoding 5-(carboxyamino)imidazole ribonucleotide synthase produces the protein MTPPTVAVVGGGQLARMMAGPATALGLHLRVLAEAADASAAQAVADAPVGAASDVAAVLALVDGADVLTFEHEHVPSPVLEAVAARGVPVHPGPGALLHAQDKSVMRRRLTELGVPCPRWSAVGDIADLERFRAVDGGRAVVKTTRGGYDGKGVRVVVDGPLPDDVRGWCAAAADGTGPALLVEELVPFSRELAVLVARTPSGRSTVWPVVESVQRDGVCAEVVAPAPALHPGTAAQAERIARTVADGLDVTGVLAVELFEVPDPEGGAPRVLVNELAMRPHNSGHWTIDGAVTSQFEQHLRAVLDLPLGDVAPVARWTVMVNLLGSALEDPTDALRDVLGADPGAKVHLYGKAVRPGRKLGHVNVSGDDLDDVRARARAAVARLRGESTES